A genomic window from Luteolibacter sp. LG18 includes:
- a CDS encoding glycoside hydrolase family 2 TIM barrel-domain containing protein, with amino-acid sequence MSPHPLLLSTFLTCIVAHAVPELRETINFNRDWKYQTGDPNGAEAPAFDDHLWDTTGVPHSFSTPYFMAKDFPVGYGWYRKSFELPAGWERKRVALEFEAAFQEAEIFVNGRKAGRHRGGYSGFPLDITDFVKPGANTVAIRLNNLWQSDLAPRAGEHVFSGGLYRNVRLVATHPVHVTWFGTFVTTPEVSATTAKVNVKTEVTNHLAAEVQAELETVILDPDGKVAARTKSKLPIAGGTTVVFDQTPPAIPNPKRWDIGTPTLYRAISQLSIGGKAVDHYETPFGIRSIRWTADQGFFLNDKHVYLRGANVHQDQAGWGDAVPDSGHRRDVKLMQDAGFNFLRGSHYPPPPARTRACDELGMLYWAENCFWGIGGSPKEGGWNASAYPIREVDEKPFADSLKDSLRAMIRVHRNHPSVIAWSMSNEPFFSDPKVAPKIGPLLQELVALSRELDPTRPAAIGGAQRPIDDKGRIDRLGDIAGYNGDGATIPAFQNPGFATVVSEYGSVTADRPGKYAPNWGSLAKDNGQPVYPWRAGQAIWCGFDHGSIAGAALGKMGIVDYFRIPKRAWFWYRNENLHLAPPEWPKEGKPAGITLTADKTSGILTDGTDDTLLTATIVDDQGHHLSNSPPLELTIVSGPGEFPTGPSIRFENGSDIRIQDGQAAIAFRAWQAGTTVVSASSPGLKEARLTLTFTGPVAYIPGTTAKARPYLRGNTTPAAKVAATYGPNNPTLATSSAPGSASGLAADGKSDTAWQPDPADRAPALTLDTEKGLLLSQIGLTFPDNQPRLCRVEVSTDQARWTSLPEFEARGTRDIPTPPGTHGRYVRVSFPDPKAAALSEIRATGTVDD; translated from the coding sequence ATGTCTCCTCATCCGCTGCTCCTATCCACGTTCCTGACCTGCATCGTCGCCCACGCCGTGCCGGAACTCCGTGAAACGATCAATTTCAACCGGGATTGGAAATACCAGACGGGAGATCCGAACGGAGCCGAGGCCCCCGCGTTCGACGACCACCTGTGGGACACGACCGGCGTCCCCCATTCGTTCAGCACGCCCTACTTCATGGCGAAGGATTTCCCCGTCGGCTACGGGTGGTATCGTAAATCCTTCGAGTTGCCCGCGGGCTGGGAGCGGAAGCGCGTCGCGCTTGAATTCGAGGCCGCCTTCCAGGAAGCCGAGATCTTCGTCAATGGCCGCAAGGCCGGTCGCCACCGCGGAGGCTACAGCGGTTTCCCTCTGGACATCACGGACTTCGTGAAACCCGGAGCCAACACCGTGGCCATCCGATTGAACAACCTGTGGCAGTCCGACCTCGCGCCACGCGCGGGCGAGCACGTCTTCAGCGGCGGGCTTTACCGGAATGTCCGCCTGGTCGCCACCCATCCGGTCCACGTCACCTGGTTCGGCACCTTCGTCACCACCCCGGAAGTTTCCGCCACCACCGCGAAGGTGAATGTGAAGACGGAGGTGACGAACCACCTCGCCGCCGAGGTTCAGGCGGAACTGGAAACCGTCATTCTCGATCCCGATGGCAAGGTGGCCGCGCGAACCAAATCCAAACTCCCGATCGCCGGAGGAACCACCGTCGTTTTCGATCAAACCCCGCCCGCGATCCCGAATCCCAAGCGGTGGGACATCGGCACCCCGACCCTCTACCGCGCCATCAGCCAACTCTCCATCGGCGGCAAGGCGGTGGACCACTACGAAACCCCGTTCGGCATCCGCTCGATCCGCTGGACCGCCGACCAGGGATTCTTCCTCAATGACAAGCACGTCTATCTCCGCGGCGCGAACGTCCATCAGGACCAGGCCGGCTGGGGCGATGCCGTGCCGGACTCCGGCCACCGGCGGGATGTGAAGCTCATGCAGGACGCGGGATTCAATTTCCTCCGCGGCTCACACTATCCGCCGCCACCGGCCCGGACACGCGCCTGCGATGAACTCGGCATGCTTTACTGGGCGGAGAATTGCTTCTGGGGCATCGGCGGCAGCCCGAAGGAGGGCGGCTGGAACGCCAGCGCCTATCCCATCCGCGAGGTGGATGAAAAGCCCTTCGCGGACAGCCTGAAGGACTCACTGCGCGCGATGATCCGCGTCCACCGCAATCATCCCTCCGTGATCGCCTGGAGCATGAGCAACGAGCCGTTCTTCAGCGATCCCAAGGTCGCGCCGAAAATCGGGCCGCTGCTCCAGGAACTGGTGGCCCTGAGCCGCGAACTCGATCCCACCCGCCCGGCCGCGATCGGCGGCGCACAGCGTCCCATCGACGACAAGGGCCGCATCGACCGCCTCGGCGACATCGCGGGCTACAACGGCGACGGAGCCACCATTCCGGCCTTCCAGAACCCCGGCTTCGCCACTGTGGTTTCCGAGTATGGCAGCGTCACCGCCGACCGCCCCGGCAAGTATGCTCCGAACTGGGGATCGCTCGCCAAGGACAACGGCCAGCCGGTGTATCCCTGGCGGGCTGGGCAGGCGATCTGGTGCGGATTCGACCACGGCAGCATCGCCGGAGCCGCGCTCGGCAAGATGGGCATCGTCGATTACTTCCGTATCCCGAAACGCGCCTGGTTCTGGTATCGCAATGAGAACCTCCACCTCGCCCCGCCCGAATGGCCGAAGGAAGGAAAACCGGCGGGCATCACGCTGACCGCCGACAAGACCTCCGGCATCCTCACCGATGGCACCGATGACACGCTGCTCACCGCGACGATCGTGGATGACCAGGGCCACCACCTGAGCAACTCCCCGCCCCTTGAGCTCACCATCGTCTCCGGCCCCGGTGAATTCCCCACCGGTCCCTCGATCCGCTTCGAAAACGGCAGCGACATCCGCATCCAGGACGGGCAGGCCGCCATCGCCTTCCGCGCCTGGCAGGCGGGCACCACGGTGGTGAGCGCCAGTTCGCCCGGCCTGAAGGAAGCGCGGCTCACCCTTACCTTCACCGGTCCGGTCGCCTACATCCCCGGCACCACGGCCAAAGCCCGGCCGTACCTCCGCGGCAATACCACACCAGCCGCCAAGGTCGCCGCCACCTACGGTCCGAACAACCCGACCTTAGCCACCTCGTCCGCGCCGGGCTCCGCCTCCGGCCTCGCCGCCGATGGCAAGTCCGACACGGCCTGGCAACCGGATCCCGCCGACCGCGCGCCAGCCCTCACGCTTGATACCGAAAAGGGCCTGCTGCTCTCACAGATCGGTCTCACGTTCCCGGACAACCAACCTCGCCTCTGCCGCGTGGAAGTCTCCACCGACCAGGCACGCTGGACCTCGCTGCCGGAATTCGAAGCGCGCGGCACCCGGGACATCCCCACGCCCCCCGGCACCCACGGCCGCTACGTGCGCGTCTCGTTCCCCGATCCCAAAGCCGCCGCGCTGTCCGAGATCCGGGCCACCGGCACCGTGGATGATTGA
- a CDS encoding alpha-L-rhamnosidase C-terminal domain-containing protein, whose protein sequence is MKRIVSRVWFGVTAMALSWQSFAQSEAHAKSRFAIIDPAYDALAVKPSLETREGSAPWLYGASELECWRLQVLRQRSQQAGLKVGYPGTFHSASPRAVFRLPVGGVKPPGVIQLRAVGEVTVTWDGREVYRAAATEAIHRITLPGDLKPGGDLEIALVTGGEPPALWIEDVPLATGKAAWRWSADGKEFSDPRTFPQTAGGVPPHRVEPGEIVLAPAGRDGELHDMGRVVFGRIAFACKGKPSLIVGESTAEARNGDPRHFEQSTALRDLGNGSWISEHPLAFRYFRVTGGEVSEVKCHALFSPVRYRGAFACSDERLTRIWMNSAYTLRLCHLDFLLDGVKRDRLPWVGDLSMSLMANAYTFGDGEIVRRSLVALGSAGIGKTHLNGIVDYSMWWVVAQDYYQSYYGDADHLRHEWPLIQDTLERLAAGSDANGFYVVKKGDWIFVDWVSQEKQTALQIVWWWAQASGAKLAERVGDTKAAARWRQRADALAKVLNQQAWDPNGGWRERPDGKSGPSRHANAYATMSGLSTPAQQRQVLAVLAGDQAKPVGTPYVAGFENMAIARLGDTATFFKRVDACWGGMLDRGATTFWEAWDPNQRGDDAYSFYKRPYAKSLCHAWSAGPAAFLPAEIFGLRPVADGWQRFSVEPRLGSLKWACATVPTPQGEIRISVAGSRMTLGVPAGTTAVWRGKSLAGPGHFTQSL, encoded by the coding sequence ATGAAGAGAATCGTTTCGCGTGTGTGGTTCGGTGTGACGGCGATGGCGTTGTCGTGGCAGTCGTTCGCGCAATCGGAGGCGCACGCGAAATCGCGGTTTGCGATCATCGATCCGGCGTATGACGCGCTGGCGGTGAAGCCCTCGCTGGAGACGCGGGAAGGCTCGGCTCCCTGGCTGTATGGCGCGTCGGAGTTGGAATGCTGGCGGCTCCAGGTCCTGCGGCAGAGGTCGCAGCAGGCGGGACTGAAAGTGGGCTACCCGGGCACGTTCCATTCCGCATCGCCGCGGGCCGTGTTCCGGTTGCCCGTCGGTGGCGTGAAGCCGCCCGGGGTCATTCAGCTGCGTGCCGTCGGAGAGGTGACGGTCACCTGGGACGGGCGCGAGGTTTACCGGGCAGCCGCCACCGAGGCCATCCATCGCATCACGCTGCCCGGTGACCTGAAACCGGGTGGCGATCTGGAAATCGCGCTCGTCACCGGCGGCGAGCCTCCGGCGCTGTGGATCGAGGACGTCCCGTTGGCGACTGGAAAGGCCGCGTGGCGCTGGTCCGCCGATGGAAAGGAGTTTTCCGATCCCCGGACCTTTCCCCAGACCGCGGGAGGTGTGCCGCCCCACCGCGTGGAGCCCGGCGAAATCGTGCTGGCTCCCGCGGGGCGGGACGGCGAGCTCCACGACATGGGGCGCGTGGTGTTCGGGCGGATCGCGTTCGCATGCAAGGGGAAGCCTTCGTTGATCGTGGGCGAATCGACCGCGGAAGCCCGCAATGGAGATCCGCGGCACTTCGAGCAATCCACCGCGCTCAGGGACCTGGGTAATGGCTCCTGGATCAGCGAACACCCGCTGGCCTTCCGCTATTTCCGTGTCACGGGAGGCGAGGTGTCGGAGGTGAAATGCCATGCCCTCTTCAGTCCGGTGCGCTACCGCGGGGCCTTCGCGTGCTCGGACGAACGGCTGACGCGCATCTGGATGAACAGCGCCTACACGCTGCGCCTGTGCCATCTGGATTTCCTGCTCGATGGCGTGAAGCGCGACCGCCTGCCATGGGTCGGCGATCTTTCGATGAGCCTGATGGCAAACGCCTACACCTTCGGTGATGGCGAAATCGTCCGCCGCAGCCTGGTGGCGCTCGGCAGCGCAGGCATCGGCAAGACCCACCTGAATGGCATCGTCGATTACTCGATGTGGTGGGTGGTCGCGCAGGATTACTACCAGAGCTACTATGGCGATGCCGATCACCTGCGCCACGAGTGGCCGCTCATCCAGGACACCTTGGAACGGCTCGCCGCGGGCAGCGATGCCAATGGCTTCTACGTTGTGAAGAAGGGGGATTGGATCTTCGTCGACTGGGTCTCGCAGGAAAAACAGACGGCCCTGCAAATCGTCTGGTGGTGGGCCCAGGCTTCCGGGGCCAAGCTGGCGGAGCGCGTCGGTGACACGAAGGCCGCGGCCCGGTGGCGGCAGCGCGCCGATGCCTTGGCCAAGGTGCTGAACCAACAGGCATGGGATCCCAACGGCGGCTGGCGCGAACGCCCTGATGGGAAGTCCGGTCCCTCTAGGCACGCGAACGCCTATGCCACGATGTCGGGGCTCTCCACGCCCGCGCAACAGCGACAGGTGCTGGCGGTGCTCGCGGGCGATCAGGCCAAGCCCGTCGGCACGCCCTATGTCGCCGGATTTGAAAACATGGCGATCGCGCGGCTCGGCGATACCGCGACGTTCTTCAAACGCGTCGATGCCTGCTGGGGCGGGATGCTCGACCGCGGCGCGACCACCTTCTGGGAAGCATGGGACCCGAACCAGCGCGGCGACGATGCCTACTCCTTCTACAAACGGCCCTATGCCAAGAGCCTCTGCCACGCGTGGAGCGCGGGCCCGGCGGCTTTCCTCCCGGCGGAGATTTTCGGGCTCCGACCGGTGGCCGATGGCTGGCAGCGCTTCTCCGTGGAGCCACGGCTGGGCTCCTTGAAATGGGCCTGCGCCACCGTGCCGACCCCGCAGGGCGAGATCCGGATCTCCGTGGCAGGGAGCCGCATGACGCTGGGCGTGCCGGCCGGGACCACCGCGGTCTGGCGCGGAAAGAGCCTCGCGGGACCGGGGCATTTCACCCAGTCGCTTTGA
- a CDS encoding LysM peptidoglycan-binding domain-containing protein gives MRFPRQVALLSLLILPALLPSCKNGPGSNPVPGKTTGPFDSRGNYVEAWADKPSMWGKSKPANQPAPDADTPLVAANEQPPDSAVPLAPGGSPTLGSYKPSSKPSRSEVEVSSRSKVREREALAAKSKTTTKGSTASTTKSKTGTSTSKGSTASTKSKTGTTTKGSTASTKSKTGTTTSKGSTASTKSKTGTTTTKSKTASSRYTVKKGDSLSSIAAKNKTSVAALKKANGISGTTIQPGKSLTIPK, from the coding sequence ATGCGTTTCCCGCGTCAGGTCGCTCTCCTTTCCCTGCTGATTCTCCCCGCCCTCCTCCCGAGCTGCAAAAACGGTCCGGGCTCCAATCCCGTCCCGGGCAAGACCACGGGCCCGTTCGACAGCCGCGGCAATTACGTCGAGGCTTGGGCCGACAAGCCCTCGATGTGGGGCAAGTCGAAGCCCGCCAACCAGCCGGCACCCGATGCCGATACCCCGCTGGTGGCCGCCAACGAGCAGCCGCCGGACAGCGCGGTGCCGCTCGCTCCCGGCGGTTCGCCGACGCTGGGCAGCTACAAGCCGTCCTCGAAGCCGAGCCGCTCCGAAGTGGAGGTTTCCAGCCGATCCAAGGTCCGCGAGCGTGAAGCGCTGGCGGCCAAGTCGAAGACCACCACCAAGGGCTCCACCGCTTCCACGACGAAGTCGAAGACCGGTACGAGCACCTCGAAGGGCAGCACCGCCTCCACCAAGTCGAAGACCGGCACGACCACCAAGGGCAGCACCGCTTCCACGAAGTCGAAAACCGGCACGACCACCTCGAAGGGCAGCACGGCCTCCACCAAGTCCAAGACCGGCACCACGACCACCAAGTCGAAGACCGCTTCCAGCCGCTACACGGTGAAGAAGGGCGACTCGCTGTCCTCCATCGCCGCGAAGAACAAGACCAGCGTGGCGGCCCTGAAAAAGGCCAACGGCATCAGCGGCACGACGATCCAGCCGGGCAAATCGCTGACGATCCCGAAGTAG
- a CDS encoding DUF2569 family protein encodes MQIHVQLDGAPSGPHNRDEIEALLVSGRVTGETLAWTQGMATWQPLDTLLPVSPSTPEAASAAPLNPYAPPVHAGSLPQAEYRTGPTGIGGWLLFYCVSLTILTPLMVLKGLADSLATLTSDTPPALRAGILIESAGFLALVIAGIVVGVMLWTRKPRAVRIVRKFLVFRVVATLALEATTILIMCSSLAPEVATTVTIAGGTMVFRELIHFAIWFSYFKKSRRVANTFPEEAV; translated from the coding sequence ATGCAAATCCACGTCCAACTCGATGGTGCCCCATCCGGCCCGCACAATCGCGATGAAATCGAAGCCCTGCTGGTCTCCGGCCGCGTGACCGGAGAAACCCTGGCGTGGACGCAGGGCATGGCCACCTGGCAGCCGCTCGACACCCTGCTCCCGGTGTCCCCCTCCACGCCGGAAGCGGCCTCCGCCGCGCCGCTCAATCCCTACGCCCCCCCGGTCCATGCCGGCAGCCTCCCGCAGGCCGAATACCGCACGGGTCCCACCGGCATCGGCGGCTGGCTGCTGTTCTACTGCGTCTCGCTGACCATCCTCACCCCGCTGATGGTGCTCAAAGGACTGGCCGATTCGCTCGCCACCCTCACCTCCGACACCCCACCTGCGCTCCGGGCCGGAATCCTGATTGAGAGTGCCGGTTTCCTGGCGCTCGTGATCGCCGGAATCGTGGTCGGAGTCATGCTCTGGACCCGGAAACCACGGGCCGTGCGGATCGTCCGGAAATTCCTGGTGTTCCGCGTGGTCGCCACCCTGGCGCTGGAGGCCACGACGATCCTGATCATGTGTTCCAGCTTGGCGCCGGAAGTCGCTACCACGGTGACCATCGCGGGAGGAACCATGGTGTTCCGCGAGCTGATCCACTTCGCGATCTGGTTCTCCTACTTCAAGAAATCCAGGCGGGTGGCAAACACCTTTCCAGAGGAAGCCGTGTAG
- a CDS encoding DUF2569 family protein — MSDPYAPPLVEEVSAPVEVSGDLPHPDAPVGVGGWLRLYCIVLTVLGPLLWTWQLKVYGQLIVANRGQYPRFSLLLTLEIAIWGLLMVFGVVVGLWLWARRKGALAAVRAFMLSRLLGVFSLLFVSAAFGLMPDTRHFGNLGIVLIREALYFVIWWFYFKKSKRVANTYQPVPSA; from the coding sequence ATGTCCGATCCCTATGCCCCGCCGCTGGTGGAAGAAGTCTCCGCTCCGGTGGAGGTTTCCGGTGACCTGCCCCATCCCGATGCCCCGGTCGGCGTGGGCGGGTGGTTGAGGCTCTACTGCATCGTCCTCACCGTTCTCGGACCGCTGCTGTGGACCTGGCAACTGAAGGTCTATGGCCAGCTAATCGTCGCCAATCGAGGCCAATATCCCCGTTTCAGTCTCCTCCTGACCCTCGAAATCGCGATATGGGGACTCCTCATGGTTTTCGGAGTGGTCGTGGGACTGTGGCTGTGGGCTCGGAGAAAAGGCGCGTTGGCGGCCGTCCGCGCCTTCATGCTCAGCCGGCTACTCGGCGTCTTCAGCCTCCTGTTTGTCAGCGCCGCATTCGGCTTGATGCCAGACACACGCCATTTCGGAAATCTCGGCATCGTCTTGATCCGCGAAGCCCTCTACTTCGTCATCTGGTGGTTCTACTTCAAGAAATCCAAGCGGGTGGCGAACACGTATCAACCGGTGCCCTCCGCCTGA
- a CDS encoding dihydrofolate reductase encodes MTRPRLTAVVAMTPERIIGRAGTLPWHLPEDLAFFKRTTSGHPIVMGRKTYESIGRPLPKRRNIVLTRDRGWSAPGVEVIHAPDELLALDGLGEQVFIIGGAEIYAAFMDLTDELLVSHVFEAHAGDTRFPDFADVFPRSEVVETHEAFEVKRHGR; translated from the coding sequence ATGACCCGCCCCCGACTCACCGCCGTCGTCGCCATGACGCCCGAGCGCATCATTGGCCGCGCCGGCACCCTGCCCTGGCACCTGCCCGAGGACCTCGCCTTCTTCAAGCGCACCACCAGCGGCCATCCGATCGTGATGGGCCGCAAGACCTATGAATCGATCGGCCGCCCGCTGCCGAAGCGCCGGAACATCGTGCTCACCCGCGACCGCGGCTGGAGCGCCCCCGGCGTGGAAGTGATCCACGCGCCGGACGAACTGCTGGCGCTGGATGGCCTCGGCGAACAGGTCTTCATCATCGGCGGCGCGGAAATCTACGCCGCCTTCATGGACCTCACCGATGAGCTGCTGGTCTCCCACGTGTTCGAGGCCCATGCGGGTGACACCCGCTTTCCCGATTTTGCGGATGTGTTTCCACGCAGCGAGGTGGTGGAGACGCACGAGGCCTTCGAGGTGAAACGGCACGGACGTTGA
- a CDS encoding thymidylate synthase, which produces MRQYHELLRDVLENGESRSDRTGTGTLSIFGHQKRFDLRKGFPCVTTKKLHLRSIIHELLWFLKGDTNIAYLKDNGVTIWDEWADENGDLGPVYGQQWRAWEAGDGRTIDQIHLLIDGLVGNPHSRRHIVSAWNVGQIHRMALPPCHLLFQFYVHAAEEGGKPGLSCQLYQRSADLFLGVPFNIASYALLTMMIAQVCGYEARDFVHTFGDLHLYSNHLEQAKEQLGREPRPLPTMWINPAVTDIDHFTYDDFRLENYDPHPAIKAPIAV; this is translated from the coding sequence ATGCGCCAATACCATGAACTGCTCCGGGATGTCTTGGAAAACGGCGAATCCCGTTCCGACCGCACGGGCACCGGCACACTTTCCATCTTCGGCCACCAAAAGCGCTTCGACCTCCGCAAGGGCTTTCCCTGTGTGACCACCAAGAAGCTCCACCTGCGCTCCATCATCCACGAGCTGCTGTGGTTCCTGAAAGGCGACACCAACATCGCCTATCTGAAGGACAACGGCGTGACCATCTGGGACGAGTGGGCGGATGAGAACGGCGATCTCGGCCCGGTCTACGGCCAACAATGGCGCGCTTGGGAAGCCGGCGACGGCCGCACCATCGACCAAATCCACCTGCTCATCGACGGCCTGGTCGGCAACCCGCATTCCCGCCGCCACATCGTCTCGGCCTGGAACGTGGGCCAGATCCACCGCATGGCGCTGCCGCCCTGCCACCTGCTGTTCCAATTCTACGTCCACGCCGCCGAGGAAGGCGGGAAGCCGGGCCTGTCCTGCCAGCTCTACCAGCGCAGCGCGGACCTGTTCCTGGGCGTGCCCTTCAACATCGCCTCCTACGCCCTGCTCACGATGATGATCGCGCAGGTCTGCGGTTACGAGGCGCGCGATTTCGTCCACACCTTCGGCGATCTCCACCTCTACAGCAACCACCTGGAGCAGGCGAAGGAACAGCTCGGCCGCGAACCGCGACCGCTGCCGACGATGTGGATCAACCCGGCGGTGACGGACATCGACCACTTCACCTACGACGATTTCCGGCTGGAGAACTACGATCCGCACCCCGCGATCAAGGCCCCCATCGCCGTCTGA
- a CDS encoding PEP-CTERM sorting domain-containing protein, protein MKARALAALVLTSLSASAATSVTNSRAVSTTVNTTTSTTNPNTVTTGSVTATASAGGLTLTNPGLNLNSLEYAGSGATFASLTAAKTSSGGDTTTFSGNATYTVAFTLGAAESAQVVFDLSYILNTQENASVTWSVTGPQSVSAISGTITTGTGSTQSITQQTATISTPGTYTFTLTGAISNNGTITNGNNSSLSSLQLTNIDLKVISSVPEPSSALLLGLGSLALLRRRR, encoded by the coding sequence ATGAAAGCGCGTGCCCTTGCGGCCCTCGTCCTGACCAGCCTGTCCGCGTCCGCCGCCACCTCGGTGACGAACTCCCGGGCAGTGTCCACCACGGTCAACACCACCACCAGCACCACCAACCCGAACACGGTCACCACCGGCAGCGTGACGGCCACCGCCTCCGCGGGCGGCCTGACCCTCACCAATCCCGGGCTGAACCTGAACAGTTTGGAGTATGCCGGTTCCGGTGCGACCTTCGCCTCGCTGACGGCGGCCAAGACCTCCTCCGGCGGCGACACCACCACCTTCTCGGGCAATGCCACCTACACCGTGGCCTTCACGCTCGGCGCGGCGGAGAGTGCACAGGTCGTCTTCGACCTGAGCTACATCTTGAACACCCAGGAAAACGCCTCCGTCACCTGGAGCGTCACCGGCCCGCAGTCCGTCTCCGCCATTTCCGGCACGATCACCACCGGCACCGGTTCGACCCAGTCGATCACCCAGCAGACGGCCACGATCTCCACCCCCGGCACCTACACCTTCACCCTCACCGGCGCGATCTCCAACAACGGGACGATCACCAACGGCAACAACTCGTCGCTGTCCAGCCTCCAGCTCACCAACATCGACCTGAAGGTGATCAGCAGCGTTCCCGAGCCGTCCTCGGCGCTGCTGCTGGGCCTCGGCTCGCTGGCGCTGCTGCGCCGCCGCCGCTGA
- a CDS encoding peptide chain release factor-like protein yields the protein MVSPEKQAALEARLAAIGVEDDDLVEKFILGSGSGGQKINKTSSCVYLKHGPTGIEIKCQAHRSREMNRFLARQELCERLETLRRDKAAELRDQIEKYRRQNRQRSRGSKRRSVADKRKLSQKKSMRRSPGRDD from the coding sequence ATGGTCTCCCCCGAAAAACAAGCCGCCCTCGAGGCCCGGCTCGCCGCGATCGGCGTGGAGGACGATGACCTCGTGGAGAAGTTCATCCTCGGCTCCGGTTCCGGCGGCCAGAAGATCAACAAGACCTCCTCCTGCGTCTACCTGAAGCACGGCCCCACCGGCATCGAGATCAAGTGCCAGGCCCACCGCTCGCGGGAGATGAACCGCTTCCTCGCCCGCCAGGAGCTGTGCGAGCGACTGGAAACCCTCCGCCGCGACAAAGCCGCCGAGCTGCGCGACCAGATCGAGAAATACCGCCGCCAGAACCGCCAGCGCTCGCGGGGCTCGAAACGCCGCTCGGTGGCGGACAAGCGCAAGCTCTCCCAGAAAAAGTCCATGCGCCGCTCTCCCGGCCGGGACGATTGA
- the panB gene encoding 3-methyl-2-oxobutanoate hydroxymethyltransferase, whose amino-acid sequence MTGSEKSSAILARKGGRPIAAITAYDYPTARLLDEGGADVLLVGDSLGMVVLGFPDTTHVTLEHMLHHLAAVARAKPAALIVGDLPIHTYDTPEQALATSRALVAAGADAVKLEGGVSQAETIRTLVAAGIPVCGHLGMLPQSVLEEGGYKKKGKTPAQREALLADARAVAAAGAFATVLESVVPAVASEVTAAVSIPTIGIGCGETTCDGEVTVVSDLVGSYPWFVPPFARVEADVAGEIRKATRAYIDRVHSSSSDH is encoded by the coding sequence ATGACCGGCTCCGAAAAATCCTCCGCGATCCTCGCCCGCAAGGGCGGCCGCCCGATCGCCGCGATCACCGCCTACGACTACCCCACCGCCCGGCTGCTCGATGAAGGCGGCGCGGACGTCCTCCTCGTCGGCGATTCCCTCGGCATGGTGGTGCTCGGCTTTCCGGACACCACCCATGTCACGCTGGAGCACATGCTCCACCACCTCGCCGCCGTGGCCCGCGCCAAGCCCGCCGCCCTGATCGTGGGCGACCTGCCGATCCATACCTACGATACCCCGGAGCAGGCGCTCGCCACCTCCCGCGCGCTCGTCGCCGCCGGGGCGGACGCGGTGAAGCTGGAAGGCGGCGTTTCCCAGGCGGAAACCATCCGCACCCTCGTCGCCGCCGGCATCCCCGTCTGCGGCCACCTCGGCATGCTGCCGCAGAGCGTGCTGGAAGAAGGCGGCTACAAGAAAAAGGGCAAGACCCCGGCCCAGCGCGAAGCCCTCCTCGCCGATGCCCGCGCCGTCGCGGCGGCCGGAGCCTTCGCCACCGTGCTGGAATCCGTGGTCCCCGCCGTGGCCTCCGAGGTCACCGCCGCCGTCTCCATCCCCACCATCGGCATCGGCTGCGGCGAAACCACCTGCGATGGCGAGGTCACCGTGGTCAGCGACCTCGTCGGCTCCTACCCGTGGTTCGTCCCCCCCTTCGCCCGCGTCGAAGCCGACGTCGCCGGGGAAATCCGCAAGGCCACCCGCGCCTACATCGACCGGGTCCACTCCTCTTCCTCTGATCACTGA
- the folK gene encoding 2-amino-4-hydroxy-6-hydroxymethyldihydropteridine diphosphokinase yields the protein MKSSVSHSVGIALGSNLGRKLAHLQIARDLLKNIAVPGTAIRQAPVYQTEPVLCPDGSPDFFNTVVEIQFSGTPFELLDHTQAIEFKLGRIVAAERNAPRVIDVDILYFGGETLDAGLLVLPHPRLTSRRFVLQPLADIRPELVLPRDQVPIAEHLRHLDSSEAPLALVQAHW from the coding sequence TTGAAGTCGTCCGTTTCCCATTCCGTCGGCATCGCGCTGGGGTCGAACCTCGGCCGGAAGCTGGCCCACCTCCAGATCGCCCGCGACCTGCTGAAAAACATCGCCGTGCCCGGCACCGCGATCCGCCAGGCACCGGTCTATCAAACGGAGCCGGTGCTGTGCCCGGATGGCTCACCGGATTTCTTCAACACCGTGGTCGAGATCCAGTTCTCGGGCACCCCCTTCGAGCTGCTCGACCACACCCAGGCGATCGAGTTCAAGCTCGGCCGCATCGTCGCCGCCGAGCGCAATGCCCCGCGCGTGATCGACGTGGACATCCTCTACTTCGGCGGGGAAACGCTCGATGCCGGCCTGCTGGTGCTGCCGCACCCGCGCCTCACCTCCCGCCGGTTCGTGCTCCAGCCGCTGGCGGACATCCGCCCGGAGCTGGTGCTGCCCCGCGACCAGGTTCCGATTGCCGAGCACCTCCGCCACCTCGACAGTTCCGAAGCGCCGCTCGCCCTGGTGCAGGCGCACTGGTAG